The genomic interval CAATAACACGATGGTTCTTTTCATATGGTTGTTCCGATTAGTTCGAAGAACTTCTGCAAATCGATGTTGCCGCCGGAAACAATCGCGACGATCGGGCCGTTCCCAGCCTTTCCAGTCAGGGCGGCGGCCAGCGGCAACGCGCCGGCGCCTTCGGCGATCACCCGTGCTTTCTCCGCCATCATCCGCATGGCTGCTTTTGTTTCATCGAGGGTGACCACAATGTAGCCGTCCACCAGCGGCTTCATTCTGTCCCACATCCGCGGAAACATGCTCTGCCCGCCGGCGCCGTCGACGAACGACGATTGCCATCCTTTGAAAACCTGCGGCGAACCTTTTTCGAACGACAACGCGGCCGGCGCCGCCGTCTCCGGTTCCGCGCCGAACACTTTCACCTCCGGGTTCAACGCTTTGATCGCGCTCGCCACGCCGGTGATGAGCCCGCCGCCGCCGATGCCGCCGATCACCGCCGCGGTTTCTGGTTCGTCCTCAAGAATCTCCAGGCCCATCGTGGCGTGGCCCGCGATGAAATTATCGTCGTCGAAGGGATGCACGAAC from Chthoniobacterales bacterium carries:
- a CDS encoding pyridoxal-phosphate dependent enzyme, with the translated sequence MDAVRRIELSEIQEARKRIAGTIVRTPLVKLELGPGFPDIRLKLENLQPINAYKLRGAANAVAMLSDEERKRGVWTISAGNAGQGVAYAARKAGVPSTVVAIETAPKAKLERMRALGAKLITVPYEVAWRALDDRAYPGAEGTFVHPFDDDNFIAGHATMGLEILEDEPETAAVIGGIGGGGLITGVASAIKALNPEVKVFGAEPETAAPAALSFEKGSPQVFKGWQSSFVDGAGGQSMFPRMWDRMKPLVDGYIVVTLDETKAAMRMMAEKARVIAEGAGALPLAAALTGKAGNGPIVAIVSGGNIDLQKFFELIGTTI